A genomic region of Pseudovibrio sp. Tun.PSC04-5.I4 contains the following coding sequences:
- a CDS encoding contractile injection system protein, VgrG/Pvc8 family, producing MDLREPFLSLKINGKEVADSLAPHLIDFAWTDNLHGTADEVSVTLRDDSGLWRGPWRPEKGDKVIASIGYRGFAPMPCGEFEVDIPEAQGSRLNDRLSFKAVSAANSTEQRTKKSKSFEETNLKKVIDEVAKALGYTVSGKIEEIPFKFKRQRRERDLQFLKRLAEDYGYFFAIKDKQLVFYKREDLDKRDPTLTFDLVDGTTILNWKATDKTHQTYGKAKVAYAHGQSKKLITGEVQDLSIKSGDTLTIDERVEDEAEAKTIAKSRLAKANEDGLTASLTLVGDPLLIAGQVVALGATFGKYSTSYLVHKALHKIARGTYTTQLELKAIRQDGKVRKASAKGSKATSKAGGTDGLFDGPVQDLSKPRGETF from the coding sequence ATGGACCTGCGCGAGCCATTCCTTTCCCTCAAGATCAACGGCAAGGAAGTGGCAGACAGCCTTGCCCCGCATCTGATTGATTTTGCCTGGACGGATAATCTGCATGGCACAGCCGATGAGGTTTCCGTTACCCTTCGCGATGATAGCGGGTTGTGGCGCGGCCCATGGCGACCGGAAAAAGGCGATAAGGTTATAGCCAGCATTGGCTATCGCGGCTTTGCGCCTATGCCATGCGGTGAGTTCGAGGTGGATATTCCTGAAGCGCAAGGCTCACGGCTGAACGACCGGCTCAGCTTCAAGGCGGTTTCTGCGGCCAACTCTACCGAGCAACGGACAAAGAAATCCAAGTCGTTTGAAGAGACAAATCTGAAAAAGGTGATTGATGAGGTTGCCAAGGCTCTGGGGTATACCGTCTCCGGCAAGATTGAAGAGATACCGTTTAAGTTCAAACGCCAGCGCCGGGAACGGGACCTCCAGTTCCTCAAACGCCTTGCTGAAGACTATGGCTATTTCTTTGCCATCAAAGACAAGCAACTGGTGTTTTATAAACGTGAGGATCTGGATAAACGCGATCCCACACTCACCTTCGATCTGGTGGATGGCACGACCATTCTCAATTGGAAGGCCACAGACAAAACTCACCAGACCTATGGCAAAGCCAAGGTTGCCTATGCCCACGGTCAATCAAAGAAGCTGATCACCGGCGAAGTACAAGACCTTTCCATAAAATCCGGCGATACGCTGACCATTGATGAGCGGGTTGAAGATGAGGCGGAAGCCAAAACCATCGCCAAATCCCGCCTTGCCAAAGCCAATGAAGACGGACTGACCGCCTCTCTGACATTGGTGGGTGACCCGTTGTTGATTGCCGGACAGGTGGTGGCTCTGGGCGCGACATTTGGCAAATATTCAACAAGCTATCTGGTACACAAAGCCCTGCACAAAATCGCACGCGGTACCTACACCACACAACTGGAACTGAAGGCGATCCGCCAGGACGGAAAGGTTCGCAAAGCATCAGCCAAAGGCAGCAAGGCGACCAGCAAAGCGGGTGGAACGGACGGCCTGTTTGATGGGCCGGTGCAGGATCTTTCCAAGCCCAGGGGCGAGACGTTTTAG
- a CDS encoding phage tail protein, protein MTFASLGSFQLGTTSVMTGPTAADETLANDFHEHKVVRGKPVPQRGGEALDRRSFSFFFDESFCSPEGEYARLVAAKISGAVMPFIPGGGGFFGKHYLIKQLKGTTHKTTEGGRIVRISVSIELVEVPGSALSVGGLGIAGAAVALLNPLLKRLK, encoded by the coding sequence ATGACATTTGCCAGCCTCGGGAGCTTCCAGCTCGGCACCACCAGCGTCATGACCGGTCCCACAGCTGCTGATGAAACCCTTGCTAATGATTTTCACGAACACAAGGTGGTGCGCGGTAAGCCCGTGCCCCAGCGCGGCGGTGAAGCGTTAGACCGGCGCTCTTTCTCGTTCTTCTTTGATGAAAGCTTTTGCAGCCCAGAGGGCGAATATGCCCGTCTTGTTGCCGCCAAGATCTCCGGGGCAGTCATGCCGTTTATTCCCGGTGGTGGCGGGTTTTTCGGCAAACACTATCTTATTAAGCAGCTCAAAGGCACCACCCACAAAACCACTGAAGGTGGGCGCATCGTGCGTATTTCCGTCAGCATAGAGCTGGTGGAAGTGCCGGGCAGTGCTTTGAGTGTTGGTGGACTTGGCATTGCCGGGGCCGCTGTTGCTCTCCTCAATCCGCTCCTGAAAAGGCTTAAGTGA
- a CDS encoding tape measure protein encodes MRLGITAEFKDRASKGLKKLLKFNERMEKQLKTQEKLAKGQSKATLKQVKATEKTAKATGKAAKAATSVARANKNAASGAASLAGHTGKVASQIDRARSSMAQFIGRTDAAVRKAGLLKRALNKVKGATAGLQKGGALIKGGGGKIARGVAIGTGVVAGASAIAGIAANTIIGPAAQMENYMVQLEALEGSKAKAEQAMSWITDFATRTPLELPDVVVAYNQLKNAGIDPTNGSLEAMTDAMAMSGGGAEQLHGIILAVGQAWQKGKLQGEEAMQLLERGIPVWDMLAKATGKSAAALIEMGSKGELGREVISKLVELMGTRAIGASEKLSKTWDGMVSNMLDHWFQFQLMIADAGVFDWAKEKLQGFLDKLNTMKADGSLQEWAEEISASIITGLKDFWLFAQEVIVALRATGRALSEVAETVGGWNVLVRLMIKLPLLAALISIVTGVVQLGAGLATLAGGLAALSPPILIAIAVIAALAVAAWLIYDNWDVVSVWLVGAWEWISDMASVAWEKLKVLFGWTPLGMIINSWGEITAWLSNFWEDIKSTASAAWEGIKTLFGWMPLGMIVNNWSEITTWLDMFWTDLKTNASLQWTEIKAIFSNWEWPDLPDLKLPSFEDIKQGFTNFFSGSWLPTMDTFSSFWDELTSFADAAWQKLSGIFEAIGSAGETLATTVGETLKSLADMAGKVWSAVTGPEGADRFIDQLTEVAENGWSSDFVEGLALTEALQAGQMNLDAYQQKLSAIVSGGGEFASHAQKMMDLSHQLVGHAGFSQPEQAPVSLAQVERANAAVEALQISSKAAIAGVDNLLGGVDFAYHGQRMMETIAAGMRSRAHLLVEEMRRVTQILRDHLPSSPAKLGPLSDIHRLKFGETIAQSIKPAPMVRAMRKAAAATIAAATLSTAVVSPSLAASAPLAIAPPAQALQTAGGSDGSAQGGTISVTFSPTITVGSGASITKDELADLLEDQAEDLVALLLRKMDEKKRLEF; translated from the coding sequence ATGCGTCTTGGTATTACCGCAGAATTTAAGGACCGCGCATCTAAGGGACTGAAGAAACTCCTTAAGTTCAACGAGCGCATGGAAAAGCAGCTCAAAACACAGGAAAAGCTGGCTAAAGGGCAGAGTAAAGCCACGCTCAAACAAGTTAAAGCCACTGAGAAAACCGCCAAGGCTACGGGTAAAGCAGCCAAAGCGGCGACGAGCGTGGCAAGGGCCAACAAGAACGCAGCAAGCGGGGCTGCAAGCCTTGCAGGCCACACCGGGAAAGTTGCCAGTCAGATTGATAGGGCTCGCAGTTCCATGGCGCAGTTCATTGGTAGAACTGACGCGGCAGTGCGCAAAGCCGGTCTTTTGAAGCGCGCGCTTAACAAAGTCAAAGGAGCAACCGCGGGCCTTCAAAAGGGCGGCGCGCTGATCAAAGGTGGTGGCGGAAAGATTGCGCGTGGGGTTGCGATTGGCACAGGCGTGGTTGCCGGAGCATCAGCTATTGCAGGGATTGCTGCCAATACGATCATTGGCCCGGCCGCGCAAATGGAAAACTACATGGTCCAGCTGGAGGCGCTAGAAGGCTCCAAGGCCAAAGCAGAGCAGGCTATGAGCTGGATTACAGATTTTGCAACCAGAACGCCGCTAGAATTGCCTGATGTCGTTGTTGCCTACAATCAGCTTAAGAACGCTGGGATTGACCCCACAAATGGATCACTCGAAGCTATGACCGATGCAATGGCCATGAGTGGTGGTGGGGCAGAACAATTGCACGGCATTATCTTAGCTGTCGGCCAGGCATGGCAAAAAGGGAAGCTACAAGGCGAAGAGGCCATGCAGCTTCTGGAGCGCGGCATTCCGGTCTGGGATATGCTGGCTAAAGCCACGGGCAAAAGCGCTGCCGCCCTTATAGAGATGGGTTCAAAGGGCGAGCTGGGCCGTGAAGTCATATCCAAACTTGTGGAACTGATGGGTACTCGTGCGATTGGCGCTTCTGAGAAGCTTTCTAAAACATGGGATGGCATGGTCTCCAATATGTTGGATCACTGGTTCCAGTTCCAGCTCATGATTGCCGATGCCGGGGTGTTTGATTGGGCCAAGGAGAAGCTGCAAGGGTTCTTAGATAAGCTCAATACCATGAAAGCTGATGGCTCGTTGCAGGAGTGGGCCGAAGAAATCAGCGCGAGCATCATCACCGGTCTTAAGGACTTCTGGCTCTTCGCTCAAGAGGTGATCGTTGCACTGAGAGCCACCGGCAGGGCGCTGTCCGAGGTTGCCGAGACGGTGGGCGGTTGGAATGTTCTCGTCCGCTTGATGATCAAGCTTCCGCTTTTGGCGGCCCTGATCAGCATTGTCACCGGAGTGGTGCAACTTGGCGCGGGCCTTGCCACGCTTGCTGGAGGTCTTGCTGCGCTAAGTCCGCCCATTTTAATCGCCATTGCAGTGATTGCAGCCCTAGCTGTCGCGGCATGGCTTATCTATGACAACTGGGATGTGGTCAGCGTCTGGCTTGTAGGTGCCTGGGAGTGGATCTCCGATATGGCCAGTGTTGCCTGGGAGAAGCTGAAGGTTCTGTTTGGCTGGACGCCGCTTGGCATGATCATCAACAGCTGGGGTGAGATTACAGCTTGGCTCTCGAACTTTTGGGAAGACATTAAGTCGACGGCGAGCGCTGCATGGGAGGGGATTAAAACTCTGTTTGGCTGGATGCCGCTCGGCATGATCGTCAACAACTGGAGCGAGATTACAACCTGGCTTGATATGTTCTGGACCGACCTTAAAACCAATGCCTCCCTGCAGTGGACTGAGATCAAGGCCATCTTCTCAAACTGGGAATGGCCAGATCTTCCAGACCTTAAACTGCCAAGCTTTGAAGACATTAAACAGGGCTTTACGAACTTTTTCAGTGGTTCGTGGTTGCCGACGATGGACACGTTCTCCAGCTTTTGGGACGAGCTCACGAGCTTTGCTGATGCTGCCTGGCAGAAGCTCTCCGGGATATTTGAGGCCATTGGCAGCGCCGGGGAAACCCTTGCAACCACCGTTGGAGAAACTCTTAAATCACTTGCTGATATGGCGGGTAAAGTATGGTCTGCTGTGACTGGCCCGGAAGGGGCTGACCGCTTTATTGATCAACTCACTGAAGTTGCTGAAAACGGTTGGTCCTCTGATTTTGTAGAGGGGCTGGCACTCACCGAGGCTTTGCAAGCGGGGCAAATGAACCTTGACGCCTACCAGCAAAAGCTTAGTGCCATTGTCTCTGGCGGCGGCGAGTTCGCCTCTCATGCCCAAAAGATGATGGACCTGTCCCACCAGCTTGTAGGTCACGCTGGTTTTAGCCAGCCCGAGCAAGCGCCTGTCAGCCTTGCGCAGGTTGAAAGGGCCAATGCTGCGGTGGAAGCGCTTCAGATCTCAAGCAAAGCGGCGATTGCAGGCGTGGATAATTTGCTCGGTGGTGTAGACTTTGCCTATCACGGCCAGCGCATGATGGAGACCATTGCAGCTGGCATGCGCTCGCGTGCTCATCTGCTGGTGGAGGAAATGCGCCGGGTAACACAGATCTTGCGTGATCATTTGCCGTCCTCACCAGCCAAGCTTGGCCCACTCTCTGATATTCACCGTCTTAAGTTTGGCGAGACCATCGCCCAGTCGATAAAACCCGCGCCGATGGTCAGAGCCATGCGCAAAGCGGCGGCGGCAACTATTGCCGCTGCCACGCTGAGCACGGCAGTTGTATCGCCGTCTCTGGCCGCATCCGCTCCACTTGCTATTGCCCCGCCCGCGCAAGCTCTTCAGACGGCGGGTGGCTCGGATGGTTCAGCTCAGGGCGGAACTATATCCGTCACCTTCAGCCCCACCATCACTGTAGGTTCGGGAGCATCAATTACGAAAGACGAGCTTGCCGATTTGCTTGAAGACCAGGCAGAGGATTTGGTGGCTCTGCTGCTTCGCAAAATGGATGAGAAAAAGAGGCTGGAGTTTTAA
- a CDS encoding phage major tail tube protein — MTDFRRFGQITNSDIYLGDNTLVGLAKSFKMPKIEWKTVDIETLGQVAVYKAPTRTLEALTGEITMSSVDPQIQEDFLNPTKTHTLQLHKYVDVNGPDGLDLERSYTLITVLQARFFGHDFGESKNGDPEEITHEMTISRLVQRVHDSNKPLFEVDVFASSVRNSSGEMWRG, encoded by the coding sequence ATGACTGATTTCCGCCGCTTTGGTCAGATCACCAATTCTGATATCTATCTGGGCGACAACACGCTTGTGGGGCTCGCCAAATCTTTCAAGATGCCCAAAATTGAGTGGAAGACCGTCGACATTGAAACACTGGGTCAGGTTGCTGTTTACAAAGCACCCACCCGGACGCTGGAAGCGCTCACTGGCGAAATCACCATGAGCAGTGTGGACCCGCAGATCCAGGAGGATTTCCTCAACCCCACCAAGACCCACACACTCCAGCTGCATAAGTATGTGGATGTGAACGGTCCTGACGGTCTGGACCTGGAGCGCTCATATACCTTGATCACGGTTTTGCAGGCTCGTTTCTTTGGTCATGATTTTGGCGAAAGCAAAAATGGAGATCCAGAAGAGATAACCCATGAGATGACGATCTCTCGTTTGGTGCAGCGGGTTCATGACAGCAACAAACCACTGTTTGAGGTGGATGTATTTGCAAGCTCGGTGCGGAACTCTTCCGGCGAGATGTGGCGCGGATAA
- a CDS encoding phage tail protein, whose product MAERIFGPEIVDANEDGVLVRELKAATAFLIGTAPIHEVHKTSQEQVKYINKPILIRREADITKHFGPARDGYTLPQKLRAMFKQAKTRGLGTICVVNVFDPATHKDDADKPDPSKVTGLDIIGAFDAMGRPSGLKLAYSCYQRFGWFPKNILAPGYDGLAGVRSEMEAICGRIRARCYWDAPFGVTLQQLQEARGPEGSFDFQTNDTRVNLCWPMMETVNLDEMSDTAGEVVADHYSAYLVGVVLMSVMEYGYHHSPSNRPIKGIEGAAQDVLYVPGDGSSDTQVTRSNGIISCEERFGKGPHTSGNRNAGYPTKTTMLTFFHAQYTQDVLDEAILHFLDEKKDRNDSLARIEQIEDAINAWGIGKTKGNDPELSGFRFAFDREMMSAAFAADGWYHYTLEFAPVGIMETISVRRSLNINLLADALGLSQSEAA is encoded by the coding sequence ATGGCTGAGCGCATTTTCGGGCCTGAGATCGTTGATGCCAATGAAGATGGTGTGCTGGTTCGTGAGCTAAAAGCTGCGACAGCGTTTTTAATTGGCACAGCTCCAATTCATGAGGTTCATAAGACCTCACAGGAGCAAGTCAAATACATCAACAAACCCATTCTTATTCGCCGCGAAGCGGATATCACAAAACACTTCGGCCCCGCACGCGATGGCTATACCTTGCCGCAAAAACTGCGGGCGATGTTTAAGCAGGCCAAAACACGCGGCCTTGGGACCATTTGCGTGGTCAATGTGTTTGATCCGGCAACGCACAAAGATGACGCTGACAAACCGGATCCAAGCAAAGTCACCGGGCTTGATATCATCGGAGCGTTTGACGCTATGGGCCGCCCCAGTGGCTTGAAGCTGGCTTATTCCTGTTATCAGCGCTTTGGCTGGTTTCCAAAGAACATTCTGGCTCCAGGCTATGATGGGTTGGCCGGGGTTCGCTCAGAAATGGAAGCCATTTGTGGCCGCATTCGCGCTCGCTGCTATTGGGATGCCCCGTTTGGTGTCACCCTGCAGCAGCTTCAGGAGGCACGCGGGCCGGAAGGATCGTTTGATTTCCAGACCAATGACACACGGGTTAATCTGTGCTGGCCTATGATGGAAACGGTTAATCTGGATGAGATGTCGGATACTGCTGGTGAGGTAGTTGCAGATCACTATTCAGCTTATCTGGTGGGTGTCGTGCTTATGAGCGTGATGGAATACGGCTATCATCACAGCCCCTCCAATCGGCCTATCAAGGGCATTGAGGGTGCAGCTCAAGATGTGCTTTATGTGCCGGGCGATGGGTCCAGTGATACGCAAGTGACCCGATCCAACGGGATTATCTCGTGCGAGGAACGCTTTGGCAAAGGGCCGCATACCTCGGGCAACCGCAATGCGGGCTATCCCACCAAAACCACTATGCTGACCTTCTTCCACGCTCAATACACGCAGGATGTGCTGGATGAAGCAATCTTGCACTTTCTCGATGAGAAGAAGGATCGCAATGACTCGCTGGCCCGCATTGAGCAGATCGAAGATGCCATTAATGCATGGGGAATCGGCAAGACCAAAGGCAATGATCCAGAACTCTCCGGTTTCCGCTTTGCCTTTGATCGGGAAATGATGAGCGCCGCCTTTGCCGCTGATGGCTGGTATCACTACACGTTGGAATTTGCACCGGTTGGCATCATGGAAACCATTAGTGTGCGCCGCTCCCTTAACATCAACCTTCTGGCCGATGCTCTGGGACTGTCCCAGTCTGAAGCGGCTTAA
- a CDS encoding Gp37 family protein yields MNQIERLQEQIVERLKLNLPSIAYVGGFPSKPEEFDLANFQMAALVHYGGARYASDNALNHASQSRSMRFVIALNLTTLEGEHGAYAVLERCRSALQNFPLAGASPLMMEREDLADQSPGQWRWQMEVSCQARSISDHQGPRRPVPPILRHPPLKQED; encoded by the coding sequence ATGAACCAGATTGAACGCCTTCAGGAACAGATTGTGGAGCGGCTCAAGCTCAATCTGCCCTCCATTGCTTATGTGGGCGGGTTCCCCTCCAAGCCAGAAGAATTTGATCTGGCGAACTTTCAAATGGCGGCGCTGGTACACTACGGCGGGGCACGTTACGCCAGTGATAATGCGCTCAACCATGCCTCCCAATCGCGCTCTATGCGTTTTGTGATCGCCTTGAACTTAACCACGCTTGAAGGTGAACATGGGGCCTATGCGGTTTTAGAGCGCTGCCGGTCCGCCTTGCAAAACTTCCCGCTTGCCGGGGCAAGTCCGCTGATGATGGAACGTGAAGACCTTGCTGACCAGTCACCGGGTCAATGGCGCTGGCAAATGGAAGTCAGTTGCCAGGCGCGCAGTATTTCCGACCACCAGGGACCGCGACGACCAGTTCCCCCAATTTTACGTCACCCACCTTTAAAACAGGAGGACTAG
- a CDS encoding DUF1320 domain-containing protein, with protein sequence MKDLRFLTVDEFILRHEESNLLALVGIGGPNSVGGRTIDRSRVEAQLARAEAMAAGYLYGRFPALKTIEPSKAPESLKGVVSDLAIYYLRERIHHTNAVEEETRNRYRDCLSWLKDAQVGRVDLGLEVTGDVEPATGGVSGSFDQGRANSVLEGYQ encoded by the coding sequence ATGAAAGACCTGCGCTTCCTAACGGTTGATGAATTCATCTTAAGGCATGAGGAGAGCAATCTGCTTGCCCTTGTCGGGATTGGCGGACCCAATTCAGTGGGCGGGCGAACCATCGACCGCTCCCGTGTGGAAGCGCAGCTTGCCCGCGCTGAGGCTATGGCGGCGGGTTATCTTTATGGCCGATTTCCAGCTCTGAAAACCATTGAACCTTCAAAAGCACCTGAATCTTTGAAGGGCGTTGTTTCTGACCTTGCCATTTATTACCTGCGCGAGCGCATCCATCACACCAATGCGGTGGAAGAAGAGACCCGCAACCGCTACCGCGATTGTCTGTCCTGGTTAAAGGATGCCCAAGTGGGCCGTGTCGATCTTGGGCTTGAAGTTACCGGTGATGTTGAGCCGGCGACTGGTGGGGTTTCTGGCTCATTTGATCAAGGCCGCGCAAATAGCGTTCTGGAGGGCTACCAATGA
- a CDS encoding capsid protein yields the protein MSATEQFTENAVMMAIAIAYKNPDYTLIGDEVLPRVTTSRSFKYQAYDEGEDFSVPDTRVGRRSSPNQVEIGGTEKDASVEAYGIDVPLDNVTIEEAKRNKWNPENRATERATDIVMLDREVRCANLVKNPANYHPDHVEALSGSDLFTDPDSDPITLIEDLMSTCWQKPNQLAFGHVAWRAFRKHPKIVKAVQGNSGDQGRATKAQVAELLEVKRILVGESRVNIKRPGENPVLARVWDNIVAGQFINRTADSSGGLTFGFTAQFGKKVAGTLAANMGLRGGKLVRSGEEVKEIIIAKRAGFLIQNAA from the coding sequence ATGTCTGCAACGGAACAGTTTACAGAAAACGCGGTGATGATGGCCATCGCCATCGCCTACAAAAACCCCGATTACACTTTGATTGGTGATGAGGTGTTGCCACGCGTCACAACCTCCCGCTCGTTCAAATACCAAGCATATGATGAGGGCGAGGATTTTTCTGTCCCTGATACCCGCGTGGGGCGTCGCTCTTCTCCCAATCAGGTTGAAATTGGCGGCACGGAAAAAGATGCCTCGGTTGAAGCCTATGGCATTGATGTGCCGCTCGACAATGTGACCATTGAAGAAGCCAAGCGCAACAAATGGAACCCGGAAAATCGGGCAACCGAACGAGCCACTGATATCGTCATGCTCGACCGGGAGGTGCGCTGTGCCAATCTGGTCAAGAACCCGGCGAACTATCACCCGGATCATGTGGAAGCCCTGTCAGGTTCAGACCTGTTCACCGACCCCGACAGTGACCCGATCACTCTCATTGAAGACTTGATGTCCACCTGCTGGCAAAAGCCAAACCAGTTGGCGTTTGGTCATGTGGCTTGGCGGGCGTTTCGCAAACACCCCAAAATCGTGAAGGCTGTCCAAGGTAATTCTGGAGATCAAGGCCGCGCGACCAAGGCACAAGTGGCTGAGTTGTTGGAAGTCAAACGCATTTTGGTGGGCGAAAGCCGCGTCAACATCAAGCGGCCAGGCGAGAACCCCGTCCTTGCCCGCGTATGGGACAACATTGTGGCCGGGCAATTCATCAACCGGACAGCAGATAGTAGCGGCGGGCTCACCTTCGGCTTTACGGCGCAATTTGGCAAAAAGGTTGCGGGCACTCTGGCTGCAAACATGGGGCTACGAGGTGGCAAGCTGGTGCGCTCTGGCGAGGAAGTCAAAGAGATCATTATTGCCAAACGGGCTGGGTTCTTAATCCAGAACGCGGCTTAA
- a CDS encoding DUF1488 family protein — MKLELIETPEKQINPPAVKFWVDYNGQRISCKISDRALVDDYRQPGEADRLSVFDKYTEDILRRTGIKILDGVQDEDGILTLTIFQGDGMLE; from the coding sequence GTGAAATTAGAGCTAATTGAAACGCCAGAAAAGCAGATTAACCCCCCAGCAGTAAAATTCTGGGTCGATTACAACGGGCAAAGAATATCCTGTAAAATCTCTGATCGGGCACTTGTTGACGATTATCGCCAACCTGGCGAAGCTGATCGGTTATCTGTCTTCGATAAATATACTGAGGACATACTCCGCCGCACTGGAATAAAAATTCTAGATGGCGTTCAAGATGAAGACGGCATTTTAACCCTCACCATATTTCAAGGGGACGGTATGCTGGAATAG
- a CDS encoding phage virion morphogenesis protein translates to MITLTFDSSDMNREIADVAGRLEDSTTVHDIIGEVLLDETRERITKEVGPDGSNWPALHPVTLDNRRSKTGMLRDSGELFRSIHKNSSAAKAEVGTNLNHPKVWVNQYGTTIKPRRVPFLLIPFGGGRIAAKQVTIPARPYIGIGRDDAELIRETLERYLEE, encoded by the coding sequence ATGATCACTCTGACTTTTGATAGCAGCGACATGAATCGCGAAATTGCTGATGTTGCAGGCCGGTTGGAAGATAGCACGACTGTACATGACATCATCGGGGAAGTGTTGCTTGATGAAACCCGTGAGCGCATCACCAAGGAAGTTGGACCGGATGGCTCAAACTGGCCTGCGCTTCACCCCGTTACGCTGGATAACAGGCGCTCTAAAACCGGCATGCTGCGCGATAGCGGGGAACTGTTCCGCTCAATTCACAAGAACAGCTCAGCTGCGAAAGCAGAAGTGGGCACCAACCTCAATCACCCCAAGGTCTGGGTGAACCAATACGGTACAACCATCAAGCCGCGCCGGGTCCCGTTTCTGCTTATCCCGTTTGGTGGCGGAAGGATTGCAGCCAAGCAAGTCACCATTCCGGCACGTCCATATATCGGCATTGGTCGCGATGATGCTGAGTTGATCAGGGAGACGCTGGAGAGGTATTTGGAGGAGTAG
- a CDS encoding PBECR2 nuclease fold domain-containing protein — protein MHHAHDRSFVVAGVTKDALLEDFHKSIDGAIAKGTPFKSWLDKDDTYHSGFLDEFDAIVKRHGWDHNGKRLWRARVIYETNLKTAYAAGRYKQMNDPAVRKAFPYWQYVHALERIPVTARAAHKAWDGLTLRADDPWWNTYYPPNDWLCGCGVRPVSKAKLKRLGKQVPDEAPSITHIFTKDPATGEMISYPKDVGMGWGYAPGQTWSEGLVPKELQKPLRPKPALIDPPQGPPKQGRPAPTLKPQKPKPQPDLTPLAEISVPAPVKPLAPDLPEETYVEAFLEPFGAQIGKPKAVRDKAGHLLTVSDDLFKSGAGAWKVKKFGREIYMTYLAATLADPDEIWVDWSVNELGQAILVRRYLRYFVGAAGFASFTFTFTRKGWEGQTAFNPTRGRRNKSDDKYLENHRSGALLYRRTDGEE, from the coding sequence ATGCATCATGCCCACGACCGTTCTTTTGTGGTGGCTGGCGTAACAAAAGATGCGCTGTTGGAAGACTTCCACAAATCCATTGATGGAGCCATCGCCAAGGGCACGCCGTTTAAGAGCTGGCTGGACAAGGATGACACCTATCATTCGGGGTTTCTGGATGAGTTTGATGCAATCGTCAAACGCCACGGCTGGGACCATAACGGCAAGCGGTTGTGGCGGGCACGGGTGATCTATGAGACCAATTTAAAAACCGCCTATGCAGCGGGTCGTTACAAGCAGATGAACGATCCAGCAGTGCGCAAAGCTTTCCCTTATTGGCAATACGTGCATGCGTTGGAGCGTATTCCAGTAACAGCACGGGCTGCTCATAAGGCTTGGGATGGGCTGACCCTGCGGGCTGATGATCCGTGGTGGAACACCTATTACCCGCCCAATGACTGGTTGTGTGGTTGCGGGGTGCGGCCTGTCTCAAAGGCCAAGTTAAAGCGCCTTGGCAAACAAGTCCCCGATGAAGCGCCTTCTATCACCCATATATTCACCAAGGATCCTGCTACAGGTGAAATGATTTCCTATCCCAAAGATGTGGGCATGGGCTGGGGTTATGCGCCAGGACAAACATGGTCTGAAGGGCTGGTGCCCAAAGAGCTGCAAAAGCCATTGCGGCCCAAGCCCGCGCTTATCGATCCACCACAAGGTCCACCCAAACAAGGCAGGCCTGCACCAACGCTAAAGCCACAAAAGCCCAAGCCTCAACCAGACCTCACGCCACTTGCTGAAATCAGTGTGCCAGCACCGGTCAAACCATTGGCTCCAGATCTACCAGAGGAAACCTATGTGGAGGCGTTTTTAGAACCGTTTGGCGCACAAATCGGCAAGCCAAAAGCGGTCCGTGATAAGGCCGGACATCTCCTGACCGTTTCCGATGATCTGTTTAAGAGCGGGGCTGGTGCGTGGAAGGTGAAGAAGTTTGGCCGTGAGATCTACATGACTTATCTGGCGGCAACTCTGGCTGACCCTGATGAGATTTGGGTAGACTGGAGCGTCAATGAACTGGGGCAAGCCATTCTTGTGCGCCGTTACTTACGTTACTTTGTGGGTGCAGCAGGCTTTGCCTCCTTCACCTTCACCTTCACCCGTAAGGGCTGGGAAGGCCAAACGGCGTTTAATCCAACACGCGGGCGACGAAACAAGTCAGATGACAAGTATCTGGAAAACCACCGAAGTGGTGCTCTGCTTTACAGAAGAACAGATGGAGAAGAGTGA